A DNA window from Oncorhynchus tshawytscha isolate Ot180627B linkage group LG13, Otsh_v2.0, whole genome shotgun sequence contains the following coding sequences:
- the igsf9ba gene encoding protein turtle homolog B isoform X1 — MIWYVATLIASVFSTRGTAAQGAHGVREEPRFLTARAGESVILGCDVSPPLDGQQPPYVVEWFKFGVPIPFFISFRFHPPHVDPEYTGRASLHGKASLQIDPVRSEDQGWYECRVLMLEQQYNTFHNGSWVQLTVNAPPTFTTTPPQYVEAKEGGSTLLTCSAQGNPKPMISWLREGEELATSGKYTVHDGSLTVLGITRDDRGAYTCRAFSDQGEVLHTTRLLVQGPPYIKSPPENITVNISQNARFTCQAEAYPGNLTYTWFWEEDNVYFTKNDLKNRVRILIDGTLHIFRVKPEDAGKYTCSPSNSLGTPPSASAHLSVQYPARVLNMPSIIYVPRKLPGVIRCPADANPPVISVKWEKDGYPLRVEKYPGWSQAPDGSIRVAEATEDSLGTYTCMPYNTLGTMGQSDPATLVLKDPPYFNVRPGGEYRQEAGRELVIPCAASGDPEIPTITWRKVGKPSKSKHNILPSGSLQFLSLSKEDHGEWECVATNVVTSITASTRLLVIGTSPHAPGNIRVLPSVTSANVSWEPGYDGGFEQTFSVWYGPVLKKENFGPHDWHSMPVSGSQTWLVVPGLEPRTEYQFSVLAQNKLGTGPFSEVVTVNTVVSPLSTPEPQVLLTPPRCLTANRTQHGVLLTWLPPANHSSPVDRYIMEFRLGERWEVLDDLISAAETELMARDLVQESWYEFRVMAVMDDLISESSNVVGVSSTDPFPPTEVTEEGLALPVVAGVVATICFLAAAVLFSTLAACFVNKQHQRKLKRKPDPPLSVTHFRKSIDSSPPLTPLPGVEPCWDAPARSSYMPPPARSSYMPPPASSLLSSGKISPESSPPASRPQSLSSDGAHGPGLYVRRLPSPQRDRDKELSFYKKTKRAIASKKYSVSKHEAEVTSPIELISRGPDGRFSMASPPSAHRRIQGFPFAEESDMYPEFRQSDEENDFDPGPLPPIMATLRPQLSPTSSSLESTQPPNYSPRLHRPMEGMSFVEGSGHHAAGQAPASRYRDFPQVPFYGYLGSRGESGIPPPFYMPDISPHSSALSSPPGTADGGPYGYPSIPEEREEMELHHQYTSSGHSLPHTHSPPPRSPRSPDSWQPHEFPFLGLEGPRFIYPPHHPLHHHQDLPDPPPYPPLHSLPPSRLHLPSPRLLQLEVPMAPQGRDQPPGLPARRLAMQQAQSLGQLRHTSHGVGVPVLPYPDPLARAGSPSTALSSSPQSWLSPRSGRRTDPSLPPLVLQPSRLSPLSQSPLSTQPGSPDILVRPPPHPSILRTSRSLEMPEITLHPQATVSFSRRSSLASSPTQGQQGSRRPSPSYRPHMSYASTAASYPSQSPSPPLEGRDVFGQWPSQRRTEEEMLPSEPSQLQISASGEPLGASSDPAGSESLQSLLHHCITKAKRVAANTNNNSTSRRRTGVSPSQTQQQSQTPSAHREDLYLHRKRKRQNRKNPYLFLTSFLHRSRCSEEDQAAILASTDSDGPNYRTPH; from the exons CCCCTCCCACTTTTACGACCACGCCCCCACAGTATGTGGAGGCCAAGGAGGGGGGCAGCACACTGCTGACTTGCTCCGCCCAGGGAAACCCCAAACCAATGATCAGCTggctgagggagggggaggagcttGCAACCAGTGGAAAATACACG GTGCATGATGGGAGTCTGACGGTGCTGGGGATCACTCGGGACGACAGAGGGGCGTATACGTGTCGAGCCTTCAGCGACCAGGGAGAGGTGCTCCACACCACCCGTCTGCTGGTCCAAG GGCCACCGTATATTAAGTCACCACCAGAGAACATCACTGTCAACATATCCCAGAATGCACGCTTCACCTGTCAAGCAGAGGCGTATCCTGGAAACCTGACCTACACCTGGTTTTGGGAGGAAGATAACGTCTACTTCACTAAGAA TGACCTGAAAAACCGAGTCCGCATCCTCATTGACGGAACCCTCCACATCTTCCGGGTGAAACCAGAGGATGCTGGGAAATACACCTGCAGCCCAAGCAACAGCCTTGGAACTCCACCGTCAGCATCAGCACACCTCTCTGTTCAGT ACCCTGCCCGTGTGCTCAACATGCCCTCCATCATATACGTTCCACGGAAACTTCCAGGGGTCATCCGCTGCCCGGCGGACGCCAACCCGCCGGTGATATCAGTGAAGTGGGAGAAAGATGGCTACCCTCTCAGAGTGGAGAAG tACCCCGGATGGAGCCAGGCACCGGATGGGAGTATCCGGGTGGCGGAGGCCACAGAAGACTCCCTCGGCACCTACACCTGTATGCCTTACAACACCCTGGGTACAATGGGCCAGTCTGACCCGGCCACTCTGGTGCTAAAG GATCCCCCCTACTTTAACGTGAGGCCTGGTGGGGAGTACCGCCAAGAGGCTGGTAGAGAGCTGGTCATCCCCTGTGCTGCCTCGGGAGACCCTGAGATACCAACCATCACCTGGAGGAAG gtGGGGAAGCCCAGCAAGAGTAAGCACAACATCCTCCCCAGCGGCAGCTTACAGTTCCTGTCCCTCAGCAAGGAGGATCATGGGGAATGGGAGTGTGTGGCCACCAATGTGGTCACCAGCATCACTGCCAGCACGCGCCTCCTCGTCATAG GCACCAGCCCACATGCTCCAGGCAACATTCGTGTGTTGCCCTCGGTGACCTCGGCCAATGTGTCCTGGGAGCCGGGTTACGACGGAGGCTTTGAGCAGACATTCTCAGTGTGGTATGGCCCAGT ATTGAAAAAGGAGAATTTTGGCCCCCATGACTGGCACTCCATGCCAGTGTCGGGGTCTCAGACGTGGTTGGTGGTGCCGGGGCTGGAGCCCAGGACAGAATACCAGTTCAGCGTCCTGGCACAGAACAAGCTGGGCACAGGCCCTTTCAGCGAGGTCGTGACGGTTAACACAGTAG TGTCTCCCCTGAGTACCCCTGAACCACAGGTGCTTCTTACTCCACCACGGTGCCTCACAGCCAATCGCACACAGCACGGCGTCCTGCTCACATGGCTCCCGCCAGCCAATCACTCATCGCCTGTCGACCGCTACATCATGGAGTTCCGTCTCGGGGAGAGGTGGGAGGTCCTCGACGATCTGATCTCTGCCGCTGAGACTGAGCTGATGGCCAGGGACCTAGTCCAG GAGTCCTGGTATGAGTTCAGAGTCATGGCCGTCATGGACGACCTCATCAGTGAGAGCAGTAATGTGGTGGGAGTGTCAAGCACAG ATCCCTTCCCCCCTACGGAGGTGACTGAAGAGGGGTTGGCGCTGCCCGTGGTAGCGGGCGTTGTGGCAACCATCTGCTTTCTGGCGGCTGCAGTGCTCTTCAGTACTCTAGCAGCCTGCTTCGTCAACAAACAGCACCAACGCAAACTCAAACGCAAACCAG ACCCTCCCCTGTCTGTAACACACTTCAGGAAAAGCATTGACTCATC GCCTCCTCTCACCCCCTTGCCCGGGGTAGAGCCCTGTTGGGACGCGCCAGCCAGGAGCAGCTACATGCCCCCACCAGCCAGGAGCAGCTACATGCCCCCACCAGCCAGCTCCCT GCTGTCCTCTGGGAAGATCAGTCCAGAGAGCTCCCCTCCCGCCTCGCGGCCCCAGTCcttgtcctcagatggggcccaCGGCCCGGGCCTGTACGTCAGGAGACTGCCCAgccctcagagagacagggacaaagaGCTCTCCTTCTACAAGAAAACCAAGCGTGCTATAGCCAGCAAGAAGTACAGCGTGTCCAAGCACGAGGCAGAGGTCACCAGCCCCATCGAGCTGATCAGCCGCGGTCCCGACGGCCGTTTCAGCATGGCCAGCCCGCCATCAGCCCACCGCCGCATCCAGGGCTTCCCGTTCGCTGAGGAGTCCGACATGTACCCCGAGTTCCGGCAGTCGGATGAGGAGAATGACTTTGACCCCGGGCCCCTGCCCCCGATCATGGCCACGCTCCGACCACAGCTCTCCCCAACATCCTCCAGCCTGGAGTCCACGCAGCCCCCCAACTACAGCCCCCGCCTCCACAGGCCCATGGAAGGTATGAGCTTTGTGGAGGGCAGTGGGCATCATGCTGCAGGGCAGGCCCCAGCCTCCCGCTACAGGGACTTTCCTCAGGTCCCCTTCTATGGTTACCTAGGCAGCCGCGGTGAATCGGGGATTCCGCCACCTTTTTACATGCCGGACATCAGTCCGCATAGCTCCGCTCTGTCCTCCCCCCCAGGCACTGCTGACGGGGGGCCCTACGGTTATCCCTCCATcccagaggagagggaagagatggagcTCCATCATCAGTACACTTCCTCTGGCCATTCCctaccacatacacacagccctCCCCCTCGCTCCCCTCGCTCACCTGACAGCTGGCAGCCTCACGAATTCCCCTTCCTGGGTCTGGAGGGGCCCCGCTTCATTTATCCACCTCATCATCCCTTACATCATCACCAGGACCTTCCCGACCCTCCACCGtacccccctctccactctctcccccccaGCCGCCTGCACCTCCCCAGCCCTCGGCTCCTGCAGTTGGAGGTCCCCATGGCTCCACAGGGCAGAGACCAACCCCCAGGCCTTCCAGCTAGGCGCTTAGCTATGCAACAGGCCCAGAGTCTCGGCCAGCTCAGACACACATCCCATGGTGTGGGTGTACCAGTGTTGCCTTACCCTGACCCATTAGCCCGTGCAGGGAGCCCAAGCACAGCCCTTAGCAGCAGCCCCCAGTCCTGGCTCAGCCCGAGGTCAGGGCGTAGGACAGACCCCTCCCTGCCCCCGCTGGTCCTCCAACCCTCccgcctctcccccctctcccagaGCCCCCTTAGCACCCAGCCAGGTTCCCCAGATATCCTAGTCcgcccaccaccccaccccagcATCCTCCGCACCTCCCGCTCTCTGGAGATGCCTGAGATCACCCTGCACCCCCAAGCCACCGTCAGTTTCTCCCGAAGGTCCTCCCTGGCCTCCTCCCCCACACAGGGCCAGCAGGGAAGCCGCAGGCCCAGCCCCAGTTACCGTCCCCACATGTCCTATGCTTCTACAGCAGCCAGTTACCCCTCccagtccccctctccccccttggAGGGCAGGGATGTGTTCGGGCAGTGGCCGtcccagaggagaacagaggaggagatgcTGCCCTCAGAGCCCTCCCAGCTCCAGATATCCGCCTCAGG GGAACCTCTAGGTGCGTCTAGTGATCCTGCTGGGTCTGAGAGCTTACAGTCACTGCTACACCACTGTATTACTAAAGCCAAGAGAGTGGCTGCCAACACCAATAACAACTCCACTTCCAGGAGAAGAACAG GTGTGTCTCCCTCTCAGACCCAGCAGCAATCCCAGACCCCCTCGGCTCACAGAGAAGATCTCTACCTCCACAGGAAGAGGAAAAGGCAGAACAGGAAGAACCCATATCTCTTTTTAACCTCCTTCCTGCACCGCAGCAGATGCTCTGAGGAGGACCAGGCGGCCATCCTGGCCAGTACAGACTCAGACGGGCCCAACTACAGGACTccccactga
- the igsf9ba gene encoding protein turtle homolog B isoform X2: MIWYVATLIASVFSTRGTAAQGAHGVREEPRFLTARAGESVILGCDVSPPLDGQQPPYVVEWFKFGVPIPFFISFRFHPPHVDPEYTGRASLHGKASLQIDPVRSEDQGWYECRVLMLEQQYNTFHNGSWVQLTVNAPPTFTTTPPQYVEAKEGGSTLLTCSAQGNPKPMISWLREGEELATSGKYTVHDGSLTVLGITRDDRGAYTCRAFSDQGEVLHTTRLLVQGPPYIKSPPENITVNISQNARFTCQAEAYPGNLTYTWFWEEDNVYFTKNDLKNRVRILIDGTLHIFRVKPEDAGKYTCSPSNSLGTPPSASAHLSVQYPARVLNMPSIIYVPRKLPGVIRCPADANPPVISVKWEKDGYPLRVEKYPGWSQAPDGSIRVAEATEDSLGTYTCMPYNTLGTMGQSDPATLVLKDPPYFNVRPGGEYRQEAGRELVIPCAASGDPEIPTITWRKVGKPSKSKHNILPSGSLQFLSLSKEDHGEWECVATNVVTSITASTRLLVIGTSPHAPGNIRVLPSVTSANVSWEPGYDGGFEQTFSVWYGPVLKKENFGPHDWHSMPVSGSQTWLVVPGLEPRTEYQFSVLAQNKLGTGPFSEVVTVNTVVSPLSTPEPQVLLTPPRCLTANRTQHGVLLTWLPPANHSSPVDRYIMEFRLGERWEVLDDLISAAETELMARDLVQESWYEFRVMAVMDDLISESSNVVGVSSTDPFPPTEVTEEGLALPVVAGVVATICFLAAAVLFSTLAACFVNKQHQRKLKRKPDPPLSVTHFRKSIDSSLSSGKISPESSPPASRPQSLSSDGAHGPGLYVRRLPSPQRDRDKELSFYKKTKRAIASKKYSVSKHEAEVTSPIELISRGPDGRFSMASPPSAHRRIQGFPFAEESDMYPEFRQSDEENDFDPGPLPPIMATLRPQLSPTSSSLESTQPPNYSPRLHRPMEGMSFVEGSGHHAAGQAPASRYRDFPQVPFYGYLGSRGESGIPPPFYMPDISPHSSALSSPPGTADGGPYGYPSIPEEREEMELHHQYTSSGHSLPHTHSPPPRSPRSPDSWQPHEFPFLGLEGPRFIYPPHHPLHHHQDLPDPPPYPPLHSLPPSRLHLPSPRLLQLEVPMAPQGRDQPPGLPARRLAMQQAQSLGQLRHTSHGVGVPVLPYPDPLARAGSPSTALSSSPQSWLSPRSGRRTDPSLPPLVLQPSRLSPLSQSPLSTQPGSPDILVRPPPHPSILRTSRSLEMPEITLHPQATVSFSRRSSLASSPTQGQQGSRRPSPSYRPHMSYASTAASYPSQSPSPPLEGRDVFGQWPSQRRTEEEMLPSEPSQLQISASGEPLGASSDPAGSESLQSLLHHCITKAKRVAANTNNNSTSRRRTGVSPSQTQQQSQTPSAHREDLYLHRKRKRQNRKNPYLFLTSFLHRSRCSEEDQAAILASTDSDGPNYRTPH, encoded by the exons CCCCTCCCACTTTTACGACCACGCCCCCACAGTATGTGGAGGCCAAGGAGGGGGGCAGCACACTGCTGACTTGCTCCGCCCAGGGAAACCCCAAACCAATGATCAGCTggctgagggagggggaggagcttGCAACCAGTGGAAAATACACG GTGCATGATGGGAGTCTGACGGTGCTGGGGATCACTCGGGACGACAGAGGGGCGTATACGTGTCGAGCCTTCAGCGACCAGGGAGAGGTGCTCCACACCACCCGTCTGCTGGTCCAAG GGCCACCGTATATTAAGTCACCACCAGAGAACATCACTGTCAACATATCCCAGAATGCACGCTTCACCTGTCAAGCAGAGGCGTATCCTGGAAACCTGACCTACACCTGGTTTTGGGAGGAAGATAACGTCTACTTCACTAAGAA TGACCTGAAAAACCGAGTCCGCATCCTCATTGACGGAACCCTCCACATCTTCCGGGTGAAACCAGAGGATGCTGGGAAATACACCTGCAGCCCAAGCAACAGCCTTGGAACTCCACCGTCAGCATCAGCACACCTCTCTGTTCAGT ACCCTGCCCGTGTGCTCAACATGCCCTCCATCATATACGTTCCACGGAAACTTCCAGGGGTCATCCGCTGCCCGGCGGACGCCAACCCGCCGGTGATATCAGTGAAGTGGGAGAAAGATGGCTACCCTCTCAGAGTGGAGAAG tACCCCGGATGGAGCCAGGCACCGGATGGGAGTATCCGGGTGGCGGAGGCCACAGAAGACTCCCTCGGCACCTACACCTGTATGCCTTACAACACCCTGGGTACAATGGGCCAGTCTGACCCGGCCACTCTGGTGCTAAAG GATCCCCCCTACTTTAACGTGAGGCCTGGTGGGGAGTACCGCCAAGAGGCTGGTAGAGAGCTGGTCATCCCCTGTGCTGCCTCGGGAGACCCTGAGATACCAACCATCACCTGGAGGAAG gtGGGGAAGCCCAGCAAGAGTAAGCACAACATCCTCCCCAGCGGCAGCTTACAGTTCCTGTCCCTCAGCAAGGAGGATCATGGGGAATGGGAGTGTGTGGCCACCAATGTGGTCACCAGCATCACTGCCAGCACGCGCCTCCTCGTCATAG GCACCAGCCCACATGCTCCAGGCAACATTCGTGTGTTGCCCTCGGTGACCTCGGCCAATGTGTCCTGGGAGCCGGGTTACGACGGAGGCTTTGAGCAGACATTCTCAGTGTGGTATGGCCCAGT ATTGAAAAAGGAGAATTTTGGCCCCCATGACTGGCACTCCATGCCAGTGTCGGGGTCTCAGACGTGGTTGGTGGTGCCGGGGCTGGAGCCCAGGACAGAATACCAGTTCAGCGTCCTGGCACAGAACAAGCTGGGCACAGGCCCTTTCAGCGAGGTCGTGACGGTTAACACAGTAG TGTCTCCCCTGAGTACCCCTGAACCACAGGTGCTTCTTACTCCACCACGGTGCCTCACAGCCAATCGCACACAGCACGGCGTCCTGCTCACATGGCTCCCGCCAGCCAATCACTCATCGCCTGTCGACCGCTACATCATGGAGTTCCGTCTCGGGGAGAGGTGGGAGGTCCTCGACGATCTGATCTCTGCCGCTGAGACTGAGCTGATGGCCAGGGACCTAGTCCAG GAGTCCTGGTATGAGTTCAGAGTCATGGCCGTCATGGACGACCTCATCAGTGAGAGCAGTAATGTGGTGGGAGTGTCAAGCACAG ATCCCTTCCCCCCTACGGAGGTGACTGAAGAGGGGTTGGCGCTGCCCGTGGTAGCGGGCGTTGTGGCAACCATCTGCTTTCTGGCGGCTGCAGTGCTCTTCAGTACTCTAGCAGCCTGCTTCGTCAACAAACAGCACCAACGCAAACTCAAACGCAAACCAG ACCCTCCCCTGTCTGTAACACACTTCAGGAAAAGCATTGACTCATC GCTGTCCTCTGGGAAGATCAGTCCAGAGAGCTCCCCTCCCGCCTCGCGGCCCCAGTCcttgtcctcagatggggcccaCGGCCCGGGCCTGTACGTCAGGAGACTGCCCAgccctcagagagacagggacaaagaGCTCTCCTTCTACAAGAAAACCAAGCGTGCTATAGCCAGCAAGAAGTACAGCGTGTCCAAGCACGAGGCAGAGGTCACCAGCCCCATCGAGCTGATCAGCCGCGGTCCCGACGGCCGTTTCAGCATGGCCAGCCCGCCATCAGCCCACCGCCGCATCCAGGGCTTCCCGTTCGCTGAGGAGTCCGACATGTACCCCGAGTTCCGGCAGTCGGATGAGGAGAATGACTTTGACCCCGGGCCCCTGCCCCCGATCATGGCCACGCTCCGACCACAGCTCTCCCCAACATCCTCCAGCCTGGAGTCCACGCAGCCCCCCAACTACAGCCCCCGCCTCCACAGGCCCATGGAAGGTATGAGCTTTGTGGAGGGCAGTGGGCATCATGCTGCAGGGCAGGCCCCAGCCTCCCGCTACAGGGACTTTCCTCAGGTCCCCTTCTATGGTTACCTAGGCAGCCGCGGTGAATCGGGGATTCCGCCACCTTTTTACATGCCGGACATCAGTCCGCATAGCTCCGCTCTGTCCTCCCCCCCAGGCACTGCTGACGGGGGGCCCTACGGTTATCCCTCCATcccagaggagagggaagagatggagcTCCATCATCAGTACACTTCCTCTGGCCATTCCctaccacatacacacagccctCCCCCTCGCTCCCCTCGCTCACCTGACAGCTGGCAGCCTCACGAATTCCCCTTCCTGGGTCTGGAGGGGCCCCGCTTCATTTATCCACCTCATCATCCCTTACATCATCACCAGGACCTTCCCGACCCTCCACCGtacccccctctccactctctcccccccaGCCGCCTGCACCTCCCCAGCCCTCGGCTCCTGCAGTTGGAGGTCCCCATGGCTCCACAGGGCAGAGACCAACCCCCAGGCCTTCCAGCTAGGCGCTTAGCTATGCAACAGGCCCAGAGTCTCGGCCAGCTCAGACACACATCCCATGGTGTGGGTGTACCAGTGTTGCCTTACCCTGACCCATTAGCCCGTGCAGGGAGCCCAAGCACAGCCCTTAGCAGCAGCCCCCAGTCCTGGCTCAGCCCGAGGTCAGGGCGTAGGACAGACCCCTCCCTGCCCCCGCTGGTCCTCCAACCCTCccgcctctcccccctctcccagaGCCCCCTTAGCACCCAGCCAGGTTCCCCAGATATCCTAGTCcgcccaccaccccaccccagcATCCTCCGCACCTCCCGCTCTCTGGAGATGCCTGAGATCACCCTGCACCCCCAAGCCACCGTCAGTTTCTCCCGAAGGTCCTCCCTGGCCTCCTCCCCCACACAGGGCCAGCAGGGAAGCCGCAGGCCCAGCCCCAGTTACCGTCCCCACATGTCCTATGCTTCTACAGCAGCCAGTTACCCCTCccagtccccctctccccccttggAGGGCAGGGATGTGTTCGGGCAGTGGCCGtcccagaggagaacagaggaggagatgcTGCCCTCAGAGCCCTCCCAGCTCCAGATATCCGCCTCAGG GGAACCTCTAGGTGCGTCTAGTGATCCTGCTGGGTCTGAGAGCTTACAGTCACTGCTACACCACTGTATTACTAAAGCCAAGAGAGTGGCTGCCAACACCAATAACAACTCCACTTCCAGGAGAAGAACAG GTGTGTCTCCCTCTCAGACCCAGCAGCAATCCCAGACCCCCTCGGCTCACAGAGAAGATCTCTACCTCCACAGGAAGAGGAAAAGGCAGAACAGGAAGAACCCATATCTCTTTTTAACCTCCTTCCTGCACCGCAGCAGATGCTCTGAGGAGGACCAGGCGGCCATCCTGGCCAGTACAGACTCAGACGGGCCCAACTACAGGACTccccactga